The sequence below is a genomic window from Macrotis lagotis isolate mMagLag1 chromosome 7, bilby.v1.9.chrom.fasta, whole genome shotgun sequence.
CATCAAAAGTGATACTTTTGTCTAGCCATATACTTTTCTCTGTAGTATTAAATGGCACCCAGACATAATCCTTGTCCTACAGTTTAGTTCTTGAATTGCAATATTGCCCTACAATATAGAAGCTTAAAATATAGTTAGAAAAAGATATGATAACATTGAATGATGAAAAGAAATCAACATAGATTACTGGGAATTAAACAGGTGACttagatttgaatcctggctttaAATCTTGTCAGTTTTGTCTACCTAGTTTTCTTGCATCTAACCCCCTCTCTCCACATACATTTTGACTATCCTAGATTAATTAGATCCTTTATCACTTCTCACTTGACATGTGCCATTAGTCTCCCAATTGAACTTGTCTCTACCTatctcaaatccaacctccacaCATGTACAAATCATCTTCCCAATTCAAAGATCTGCCATAATCTGTCCCTTGAACAGAAATCTTTTAATGGTTCCTTATTGCCCTTCTGATAAAATGAAAAGTCTATTGCTTGACATTTAAAGTCTTTAATAATCTGGCTCCCTTGTGACTtccaatttaataataataataataataataataaatgtaattcCTCAAAGTatctttcatataataagttATACTGAAATGTTTGTCAAATGGAATGTTTataatattgaattaaattagaCATGATGTgagacttgggcaaatcactttccttcttggaacctcagtttctttctgtgcaaaatgggaataatatttttcctttgtgttttgggggttcaaaaaagattttgttaaACTATAAAGCTCTATTATGTTATTGTGAATAAAACCAAAATGatactaaaaataaatacaaggaatGCAAAGgctaagaaaatatatttcatattatttagaCCCTTACTAAAATATTATGTATAGTTTTGGTCactggatttttttgttttcaaaagtgaatttcaataatgctttttgtttttatctttttaatttgaaCTTTCCCTTGTTCCAAAGATCCATGTACAGTGTCAAAATATTAAGAGTCCAAATTAGAActgtaaaattaaggaaaaatatgtccattaagaggaaaaataagaagtaCTAGATTTGTTGGCTTTATGTTAGAAAGATGGCTTTTTCCCTGGTTATGGAATAAGCttctaaagttgttttttttaattgattgccTGAAAGAGAAAATAGGTTTTTTCAAGTTAAGATGGTTAAGTTTTAGAAAAAAGACAATTTGACCCACAGAATAATTAAAGAAAGCTATGTTCAGAAAATATGTGCTCAGGAAAAGTACAGTTGAAATATCTATTTTCAATAGTTTGGATATGTCAGGTACTTAGTAAATGCCTCTAAATCTTGTAAGTGTAGTTTACATATTATGCACAAGTAATCCATGCTTATGCTTTAATGATTTGGGTTTATTACATGTTACACATAACATAAATATTTGGTTTGATGTCCTGTTTTATTTCACATATTAATACAGATAATAATTAAGTTGATTCCTATTGCTCAGAATTCTTTAACTGTATTATGTCATAAATTGGCCTAGTATTCCCACATGCtaacagaaaaagcaaaagttatttttttcttaaattttattgtctgattttaacttgtaaattatttggaaatcatagtttgtacttcttttacatattattctataagaatttttttcttgaaatacaattaaattatttttttaaatgtacccAGGAAACCTCGACCTGTCTCCCAGTTGGTTGCACAGCAAGTTACCCAGCAGTTTGTGCCCCCCCCacaatcaaagaaagagaaaaaagaaaaattagaaaaggaaaaaagtgaaaaagaaacagCTAGCAAAAAGAACAGTCATAAGAAAACCAGGTAAATCTAAAATGTATTTTGTAACATTTGGAAAATCTAtacattttaatcattctttttaaaagattagtatgtattcaattatatatttaaaatagcttTAAAGTTTTGACTGGTTTCAAATCATCCTATAAATTAAATCTTACACATAGAAATTAAAAGTAGAACTGTTCAGATATGTATCTTATTAGGATGTGAATTAGTCATGAATTTGAATTTGTGTTCTTAATAACTAAATACTCTTAGCTTATATAAGCATGCTTTTTGCTAAGTATTTTGGACTGTTCCAACCATACTTTTAGTCATTAATTTCATACCATGTCAATGAAAAACTGTAGATACTGAAAATGGTACATATTATTGCTGAATTCTCCATAATTGTATTTTAACCAAGTGTgtaatagcatatatatatatatatatatatatatatgacaaagtATACATTAGCACATATGACATTTTACATGATTGTTGTGCAAGTATATTAAATGTTCCATATTTGATTTCAATAAGATTCATGGTTGGAACCATTCTGTCATATCTCTAATGCTGAGTAGTAAACATTTCCCTATTTTGCTTTTGCACTAGATATCTTGCTTTTTATAcagatgtattttttcttttaaatttttcacaTAAGTTTCACAAAAATTGTGTTAGAGGGGAAAACTAGTTTTAAATGTTATGAATTTCATTTAGGCCACGATTGAAAAATGTGGATCGGAGTAGCGCTCAGCATTTGGAAGTGACCGTTGGAGATCTGACAGTCATTATTACAGACTTTaaggagaaaactaaggcacCACCTGCATCTAGTGCTGCTTCTGCAGATCATCATAGTCAGAGTGGCTCTAGCTCTGATAATACAGAGAGAGGAATGTCCAGGTCATCTTCACCCAGAGGAGAAGCCTCATCATTAAATGGAGAGTCTCATTaaagtttacatttttctaatttctttagtcACTTCTCTGTAACATGCAAAGGCAAATATTTTGGCTAACACATGCCACATTTTCATGACAAGCATTTATGCTCAATTCACAACatgttttacataaaatataagtgtattagatttaaaaagttttttgtaatCTACACTAAAGACTACATTtccaaaattaacattttttatatCCAAAGTTAAAAGTGCCATGAAAATGTGGTAGAACATTCATTTCGCAGTGTAATTGGTAATCTTTTTCACTTTTAGTGAATTCCAACACTTAAAACTATTGGCTACTGTTGGCAtgtaatgaattaaaatttttataacataGTTCAAGCTGCCTAGATATGTATTATTTGAGAAttataaaagttgtatatgtgtgtttgtgtgtgtgtgtatacacatatatacatacaagtcAGATCAATTTTATCAACTATTAGAGCAATCAGATTTTCATAATAGTTACCTTCTTAAATACACCTGCTGGTACTTGGTGTGGTCAAATAGGAAAATTTTACTAAAGGATTTCTATGAACTTTGGCCAATTTTTTGACACATCTTACTAGATAACTGTCTTATCaggttttcttttattgattttttaaaaaaaattattatgtttattaGCAAAATAGtaccattttaaaatatcaattgtttagCTTTGTAATTCAACTACAATACTGTTATCATTATACATTGGTTTTTCctataaaattttccatttcaaataaTTGTATGCTTTTGGCCTCCAAAAATGCAAcagaaaaatttccatttaaaaagttggatttctgaaaaaaaatttaactgaatAGAATTATACTATACTTTCCTTGCCtcaaatttttttcagtgttattcacatgtataaatataactaatacagaaatatggaATGGTGCAAAGAGTTAGGAAATATTAAtcacttatatttcttttttgttattttaattgaccctttaaaaatatttttaaacaattccTATGAAAAACATTCAGGTCCCTGTTTTCAGGCATAATTATCATTTATGCATCTATTAATATActaatacaaacaaaaatatttacagttatCCAGCATTATGTGATTttaccaataaaatattttatgtctctatcttttttatttttgcttacaGCAAGTGAGTATTTGatgcagaaaaaaaatccaatctaGAAATCACATGATAGatcttaaattttcttaggatctcctgattcttttttctattaaatacATGTTTGCTtcttgtcttctcccattagattgtgagctatTTAAAGACAGGGAggtctttgccttttttttttaatttaacacttggcacagtgcctggcatataataaatgttttttgccTAACATTCTCACATGTAaggaattaatataaatatagacTGCATTTATCAGTGAGCATAGCTATACAGTATTACATAAAAAACCTCTTCATGATAACTTACAAGTGTAGACCCTAAAAGTTTAAACATTTGGAAGTTTTTGGAAGTTGTAAATGTTATTTTCTGTTTAATTGCAGCACTTATAGGTATAGTAGCACTGTCTATTTTGTTAGATTCTAGTTGTGAAATAGCATAAAAAAAGTCTGATGTGATATCTAAAtactcaaatatttcattttttttggttgaacttatgtaaaaaattaaaacttaaagtGAGGTTTTGAGGGATGTTGGCTTTGGTAGGATACTTCTGATGAAAGACCAATTTACTGGCTATTTTAACTTTTTGATCTATGAGTTCTACTTTGTcttactttgttttcttcatttcctttttctcaaatACTTTTAAAGGTTGATATTTTTTTGAGATGCCAAATATTTGCATATACTTAATAGAATCTTCCAGTTTTAGGTGATACTATGTTCTTCAGACTATCCTCTAATTACAATTTTCTgatccatgaaaaaaaaatgtcctgacagaatttaaatgaatttcaaaagaaagaatagttTCTCAAACATACGAAATATAATAAGTAAAAAATTGGCTTATGTGATGTTTCATTGCTTACATAAGGTAAAATCCCTCTTAGAGCAATTTACTCTTTTTTATCAGGTTTAGACATTGTATTCCCTATATTACCCAGCtaggatttaaagctggaagggaacttagaagtcatctaatctaagcttctgattttatagatggaaaattGAGGCCTGAGTAGTTATGTCTGGCAGAACATAGGATAAATGACAGCATTAGCATTTGGATCCTTCtccttttgattccaaatccaatgtttttCCTAATACATTATACTTCATGAAGTATGTAGGccaaattttatcttttacaggtgaaaaaactgagggTCAGAATGATTTTGCCAAAGTCACCAACTTAAGCAGTAGTCTAAAGACTCAAACAAACAATCCTTTGATTCTTAAAACCAGTGTTTTTTAATAATACTctacattattttaataatactCTACATTATTTTCCTGCTCTAATAGATCCTTTAATCATATTCAAATGGTTAcatgcattcttttttaaatgttcttttcaaTGCTTTTCTAAATATCTTTCTGAATGAAAGAGTTGATGCTGTATAATTTGTTGtataacaaagaaggaaaaaggggaaagtgaTCTAAACTTTTTTAAGACTGtattttgggggcagttaggtaacaacggatagagcattggctctggagtcaggaggacctgagttcaaattcgatctcagacaattaccttgctttgtgaccttgggcaagtcacttaaccccattgccttaccaaaaaaaaaaagacattttatagatctgaaaattattttagatatCATGTGATACACAtcttgtagatgaagaaatttaggctcagagaagttaagtccTTTGCCTGAGTTAGCAAGAAAagctatttattaatttattcgataaagatttttaaatatctactatgtacaaagctTTAGGCTAAGCATTGTAAACAAATTGAGGCAAAAGAGTCTCTATCCTCCAGGAGCCTATAATCTAATGGAGACCACACACAGACAGATGCACACAAAGTAGCTATATTCaggataagtaggaaataatctttaaaaataaagcactTGAATTAAGAGGCAttaggaaaagcttcctgtagatGGTGGAATTTTACCTCAGGTAGAACAGTAGgcagagaagaagagggagaccTTGGGGGAAAATGCCTGAAACTAAGAAATGTTCTTGTTTGTGTAATAGCCTGAGTCTATGTTAGGAATAAGATTCAAGAAGATTGTAAAGATATGAGAGGACTAGACTTTGATTAACAGAGCATTTTGTGTGTGCTTTTGTGgacaataggaagccactggagtttacatgatcagacctatattttaggaaaataccTTAAATGGAtaaatggaggatggactggagtggaggGAGAACTTGAACATTTGGGTGAAAaatagtgaggaatccaggatgactctAGGTTATGAACATGAGAGACTAGCAGAATAGCCATGCATTCTACAACAGCAGGGAAGATTGGAAAATGGGGGAAGAATGAATTCTGCTTTGGAAAtaattgagtttaagatgtctattgaaCAACTGTGGCCATTGGAGTTATGAGTTTAAATGTTAAGAGAGGGATTTGGACAGgaaagatagatttgagaattaagataaagatgattattaaatccatgggagctgatgagatcaccaagtgtaGTATTATAAAAAAGATCCCAGGATAGAACCTTGAGCAACATAACAAAGGCTAcaaagaggtcaaggagaataaggattgagaaaaaagCCATTGTGGCAACTAAGGTCATTAGTAAATTTGAAAAAGGCAATTTGGGTGGAATGGTAAGGTCAAAAGCCACATAGTCTAAAGCTAGACTGGAGAACTTTCTGATACCTAGACTATCATACTaaatttttcattccattttctgACTTGCGAAGAAAGTACTCTGCGTTATGTGATGCATCATTGTGGAGATTTGGTGAacaaattttgcattttaaaatacaaatcaaaataaaggGAATATAACTGAGATCTCTAGTGATCAAGTTTCTTACATATAAATGAAATTAGTACTTAAAAGTGTTTTGACTTTGGCATCAAAAAAGTTGCTTGTTCATCAAGAGTAAAGTACTTAATTTATCAAGTTCTTTCCTGAGGGTCAGGAAGATTTATGCATTGAAAATGCTTTTAATTCCTAACTCTTCCCCACTATTCTCCTCCCACTCCTCATTCTCCCAGAAGAACAGCCTACCAAACTGGTGGttgatagaaagagagaaaatatttaatatagtcaattttCCATTTTGTAGAAATCTTTTCCTCTTagggaaaattaaattattatatattatatatagagtcctattaaaaataaagttagatgATTTTTAGTTCCCAACAAGGaactttttatatgatttttttttgagaaagaaaactgCACTTATAGAATATTTTGAAGAACTGATCTAGAAAATGGAACAATTAGTAAATCACTGGATATTTTTGTAGTGTACACTTTTAAAACTTgagttaaaaagaaatacaatgagTGGCACTTGCATGGATCTGGTGGGAGAGGAAATAATCAGAGAATAATGTAAccattcatacacatacacactacATGGCAgctgtttggttttcttttttgattgaaatcaaagaaattatgaAACATTACCAGATATAAAAATGACTACAGAAAGCCAAAGATGTGGAGATGTGttgatgatataaaatataattattgatcaGTTTGTGGTTTGAAGAAAAATAGTACTTTCatttattaataatagctaatgaAAACCATTAAATGTGCCAAAGAATAAA
It includes:
- the YAF2 gene encoding YY1-associated factor 2 isoform X3, with product MGDKKSPTRPKRQPKPASDEGYWDCSVCTFRNSAEAFKCMMCDVRKGTSTRSTYFEVIVNALRTMEPLKFQISGRKPRPVSQLVAQQVTQQFVPPPQSKKEKKEKLEKEKSEKETASKKNSHKKTRPRLKNVDRSSAQHLEVTVGDLTVIITDFKEKTKAPPASSAASADHHSQSGSSSDNTERGMSRSSSPRGEASSLNGESH
- the YAF2 gene encoding YY1-associated factor 2 isoform X2, yielding MGDKKSPTRPKRQPKPASDEGYWDCSVCTFRNSAEAFKCMMCDVRKGTSTRRLCSVPGLDVISTVSSTNRNIWRTSPFTEKKKLDHLLVTGVLLDNLHRSTYFEVIVNALRTMEPLKFQISGRKPRPVSQLVAQQVTQQFVPPPQSKKEKKEKLEKEKSEKETASKKNSHKKTRPRLKNVDRSSAQHLEVTVGDLTVIITDFKEKTKAPPASSAASADHHSQSGSSSDNTERGMSRSSSPRGEASSLNGESH
- the YAF2 gene encoding YY1-associated factor 2 isoform X1, whose protein sequence is MGDKKSPTRPKRQPKPASDEGYWDCSVCTFRNSAEAFKCMMCDVRKGTSTRKPRPVSQLVAQQVTQQFVPPPQSKKEKKEKLEKEKSEKETASKKNSHKKTRPRLKNVDRSSAQHLEVTVGDLTVIITDFKEKTKAPPASSAASADHHSQSGSSSDNTERGMSRSSSPRGEASSLNGESH